The Octadecabacter arcticus 238 genome contains a region encoding:
- a CDS encoding BMP family lipoprotein has translation MKKRTLLSLMGATALSFGALATTALAENPTDLNVAIVLSAGLESPWDGTLIEAFERTKTEKPHGLDISWTYTDPLWGDDAGDAMRLFAESGEFDIIWAHSTYSDQVEKMQAEFPDILFVVVGSGNEGLGGNQYWVYKRVHEPAYAIGVLAGQMTETNTLGVVGSFPADDVNDEINAFFNGARSVNPDIIQKVAFIESWYDPAKAAEMTSAQIATGADMIFSLAANFQPCEEAEILCFANFADQHSFSPTTVLTSVLANWDPDVNYIVDEWWAYKTDGAAYDGNTEIVWRGMSEGGAALAPFYELADKVPAEAKAVFDQTLADIMSGAFVVELDVAVPTSD, from the coding sequence ATGAAGAAACGTACATTGCTGTCACTCATGGGGGCCACTGCCCTCAGTTTCGGGGCACTCGCGACGACTGCGCTCGCAGAAAATCCAACTGACTTGAACGTTGCGATTGTGCTGTCCGCGGGTTTGGAATCCCCTTGGGACGGAACGCTGATCGAAGCGTTCGAGCGCACGAAAACTGAAAAGCCACACGGATTGGACATCAGCTGGACATACACCGATCCGCTTTGGGGTGATGATGCAGGCGACGCGATGCGCCTGTTTGCAGAGTCAGGTGAATTTGACATTATTTGGGCGCACTCGACCTATTCTGATCAGGTCGAAAAGATGCAAGCAGAGTTCCCGGATATTCTCTTTGTCGTTGTGGGCTCCGGTAACGAGGGGCTCGGTGGGAATCAGTATTGGGTCTACAAACGCGTCCATGAACCTGCCTACGCGATTGGCGTTTTGGCAGGCCAGATGACCGAAACAAACACGCTTGGCGTCGTAGGGTCCTTTCCCGCTGATGACGTGAATGACGAGATCAACGCGTTTTTTAACGGGGCGCGATCGGTCAATCCGGATATCATTCAAAAAGTGGCCTTTATCGAAAGCTGGTATGATCCTGCAAAAGCAGCCGAGATGACATCGGCCCAGATTGCGACTGGTGCAGATATGATCTTTTCACTGGCGGCCAATTTCCAGCCCTGCGAAGAAGCCGAGATCCTATGCTTTGCCAACTTCGCCGACCAACATTCGTTTTCACCAACCACTGTGCTGACAAGCGTCTTGGCGAATTGGGATCCGGATGTGAACTATATCGTGGACGAATGGTGGGCATATAAGACCGACGGCGCAGCATATGACGGCAATACCGAAATCGTATGGCGCGGCATGTCCGAAGGTGGTGCTGCGCTCGCTCCGTTCTATGAACTCGCCGACAAGGTTCCTGCGGAGGCCAAAGCGGTATTTGACCAGACCTTAGCAGACATCATGTCTGGCGCTTTTGTGGTCGAACTCGACGTGGCTGTTCCCACATCTGACTAA
- a CDS encoding helix-turn-helix domain-containing protein: MEQLIANIRGFSFGGMTYPKGGVFGPIMRPYLCLLIVDSGTCTLRWGDQAIAVNAGQIGLAAAPSRLAFHYQKGVSTTAHWCEGFLPQLPDGQFRDATPSFGVLKTPDRSNQLMTLGVDTGPASVQDLNAMRDALGHALLRSFLFEAHKHGEDQSVPASIRAARRYIETHLGDETVDIQMVAAQLGITAEHLIRAFKKHIGTTPSRYLWRLRASKARHLLIHTQLSLSLVAFECGYQSLPHFSRSIKSLFGMTPAALRHDKGFTQASDTDGSVPDLVFR, from the coding sequence GTGGAACAGCTCATAGCAAATATCAGAGGATTCTCTTTTGGAGGAATGACCTACCCCAAGGGTGGTGTTTTTGGGCCGATCATGCGACCATACCTCTGCCTGCTTATTGTGGACAGTGGAACCTGCACGCTTCGATGGGGTGATCAGGCGATTGCAGTCAACGCCGGGCAGATCGGTTTGGCCGCTGCACCAAGTCGCTTGGCGTTCCATTATCAAAAAGGCGTCTCCACAACGGCGCATTGGTGTGAAGGCTTTTTGCCGCAACTTCCCGACGGACAATTCCGTGATGCCACGCCGTCTTTTGGTGTGTTGAAAACGCCGGATCGTTCAAATCAGTTGATGACCCTCGGCGTCGACACGGGCCCGGCGTCAGTACAGGATCTGAATGCGATGCGTGACGCGCTTGGCCACGCGCTGTTGCGAAGTTTCCTGTTTGAAGCGCATAAGCACGGAGAAGACCAAAGCGTTCCCGCAAGCATTCGGGCGGCACGTCGCTATATCGAGACTCATTTGGGTGATGAAACTGTCGACATCCAAATGGTCGCCGCACAACTTGGAATCACCGCTGAACATCTGATCCGTGCATTCAAGAAGCACATAGGGACAACGCCCTCAAGGTATCTATGGCGTTTGCGCGCGTCCAAAGCGAGGCATCTCTTAATCCACACACAGCTCAGTCTTTCGCTAGTCGCTTTTGAATGCGGCTACCAGAGTTTGCCGCATTTCTCGCGCAGTATCAAATCCTTGTTTGGCATGACACCCGCTGCCTTAAGGCATGACAAAGGCTTTACCCAGGCAAGTGATACAGACGGTTCGGTTCCCGACTTGGTCTTTCGATAG